The DNA segment agattgcactagaaaatctatcagaagttttctgcgaagagaatacacgaatttgattcgttattcctgactgcaattcaaaatcacagaccggaatttctcagacagagagggagggggttcggccgaaatcttttgagaggaggctagggtttcgaaaatcctgtctcaaaaattatgacctgttgtgttttatttctgtactgaaataacttatttataatgcaggccactaacaccttagggcccattaatcataagctggggcccgacaagcaaagccctgctcgttcagaaattaatataaaattcatcgtgactccgattgatgaaacgatttcaccaatgtgcacagaaaccatttctgcacattttaaagtcaaaataaattttcctgaatccgaattcagtggtttccaaaaatgtccatccctatgtcattttaggaaaccctactcccttactcttatttaagaagtccaactccttagttcattaaatttaactctttaaatttaattatctcaacggggattaaaactccattacactgtgtgaccctcaatggttcagggatacagctagccgtgggctcacaactccttgtgactcggaacaacactttccgacttgcccaacgaatcatggtaaagcgcctagcaacatcgccccatgattccctaggtatcactgatagtgcctacaagaaccagtagattttggttagcgtacagtacggtcccttcatccatatatcccgatcgaatcaacaaccattggtatatcgagagtcgctcaagattcgataactatgcaatgcatcttgaagatcaaattagtgacatcgcatgtgctactaagaaaccatttcttaaatcacatcaagtactctggccagagatttgtcacactaatatctcctcagatcgcataggatatccacactcgcaagtatgtggtgaatcctcgacaacaatgcatcgactcctatatgtgtcgtaactgtacccaatctcgacacctgatgaccccctcagagtcggtaaacgagtcaaagcacagtactagcatatagagtctccatgatgtttcgagtcgtaaggactaatggtgtacaaccaaaaccgcggactttatccactcgataagtgataaccacttggaaagtccggatagggtagttcgactattcatcatatgaatatccatttgcatgcttcgaacatctccatgttccctaccaatgaaacgtggtactccgcatcgcaaatgctagtctcaaactcgagcgatccttatccttattatcggacggctcaatcgactaggaacggttttagaatatacagtgactataagatgtatttcatgatagacatctccatgttctaccacatcttacatacactatagtatattcaaggtctttatcaaaacaacaatagtatatcacaatataacaatatgaagtaatataaagtcattgccattaaaaagtgtaaataatattaaacaaaagattgtttatacaaagagtcaacaaagcccatagccacacagttggctcactgggcacctactcttacaatctcccacttgccctatagccaactagtcatactacgtagacccattgcttcgcgatgtttgtcaaacaatggtcctggcaaaggcttagtaagtggatcagcgatattgtctgcagaggccactcgttcgacactgatgtctcctctttccacaatctcccggattatgtggtatttcctcagtacgtgtttggatctttgatgagaccttggttcctttgcttgagcaacggcacccgtgttgtcgcagtacaccgggactggaccaacaaattcaggaatgacgcccaactcttggacgaaattcctcatccaaacggcctctttagcagcagctgatgctgcaatgtattcagcctcagtggtggaatccgctgtggtgtcctgcttggaactcttccaagagacagcaccgccattgagcatgaacacaaatccagaggttgacttcgagtcatccacatcactttggaagctagagtcggtatagccttccagtttgagttctcgtcctccataaaccatgaacatattcttagtccttcgcaagtacttaagaatgtccttcacggctttccaatgcatctgaccaggattagactgatatctgctcgtgacactcagagcaaatgctacatccggtctggtagatatcatcccatacatgatactacctatagctgacgcatatggtacatgtgtcatattctctatctctgcatcagtcttgggacacatagacttggatagagaaactccatgacacatgggtagatgtcctctcttggacccatccattgaaaaccgtttcaatatggtatcgatgtaggttgattgagtgagtcctatcattctcttagatctatccctatagatctgtatcccaagaatgtaggatgcctcacccaaatccttcatcgaaaatctacctgataaccatatctttgttgactgcaacatccctacatcattcccaatgagtaggatgtcatcaacataaagtactaagaatgtcaccgcatccttaaatactttcttgtacacgcaaggttcctccgggttcttgatgaaaccaaaatcttttattgtttcatcaaatttctggttccaacttcttgatgcttgttttagaccataaattgatctctgaagcttgcataccttatgctcgcttcccatggatgtgaacccctcaggctgcttcatatatatttcttccttaatgtctccattaagaaaagcagtcttcacatccatttgccatatctcatagtcataccatgcagctatggcaattaggattcttatggacttgaacattgcgactggtgaaaaagtttcatcatagtcaactccttgcctttgagtataacctttcgccaccaatcgcgccttgtaagtcaatatcttaccatcaggcccaagctttcttttgtagatccatttacaccctattggaacaattccatcgggaggatccactaaagaccagacttggttagtatgcatcgaatccaattcagactgcatagcttcaagccataaattcgaatccgcatcagaaattgcttccttgaagcttcttggatcacatccaatgtcgggttcatcttgaccctcttcaagaagaagaccatatcgaactggaggtctagaagtcctctcggatcttctaggtgcaggcgtgtccagcaatggttcctgaggtgtaggatcgttattttgtatttcgggttcttctcgaacttcttcgagttccatcatctcgcctttcttgtccaataagaactccttctccaagaaggtggcattccgtgaaacaaacacctttgtttcagcaggataatagaaataatatccgattgaattcttcggataccccacaaaataacataagctggatcgactatccaacttatctcccactgtccgcttcacgtaagcaggacatccccaaatcctcaagtacgaatacttaggagctttgccattccataactcatatggtgtcttgtccactgctttggtgtggacgttgtttaacaacaataccgccgtttcaagcgcatagccccaaaacgaaggtggaagctcagtgaagctcatcatagatcgaaccatgtccaacaaagttcgattacgacgctccgacacaccattaagctgtggtgtcataggaggagtccactgagagagaatcccattctcttttagatagtccaaaaactcggtactcaagtattctccacctcgatccgatcgaagtgctttaatacttttacctagcttgttttctattgTGGTACATCATCCGCAAATATTTTCCATTGTGTTGATGGTGCATTGTCAAAATTGCAgtacaaaatatatttatatgtagtACAAGACCTTGCAAATAAAGTACAAGAATTTCTGATTGTGGTATAAGCATTGGTTAGATGTGGTACATCGTCCATAAATATTTTCCATTGTGGTGCTGGTGCATTGGCAAAAAAACAGTACAAACTTTATTGATATGTAGTACTAGCCCTTgcaaattaagtacaataatgcCTGAGTGTGGTATAAGAATTGGATAAATGTGGTACATCGTCCGTAAATATTTTCCATTGTGGTGCTGGTGCATTGTAAAAATAGCAGTACAAACTTTATTGATATGTAGTACAAGACCTTGCAAATAAAGTACAATAATGCCTGAGTGTGGTATAAGCATTGGTTAAATGTGGTACATTGTCCATACATagataaaagaaacataatATAGACGATTGGAGTAATATAGTAGAAGAAACATGAAGCATAACATAGCCTATTTGCAGTATCAGTTACATAGATAAGTAGTACACTATGTAGCAAATCAAGTAAAAAACGTTTTTACTTCCCTGATACAGTACCAAATTCATCAACAACACAGTTATGCATCCGATCAATACACCAAAAATAGTTATGGTGTAATAAGCACCAGTATGTTCAACCAAACTACCAAATACACTAACAAAAATCATTGTCCACTCCATTATCATTTCTGTCAACTCATTTTACTCAAACCATATTCGTCACTTAGGATGGCTGCAGCAACATATGCCCTTATACCGTCTATTTTGCAATCAGTCTGATGATTCCATGTAAACGGGTCATCACGAGCATAGCACTTTGCCCATAGGCAAGTAAACACACCACAATCGGGATTAGGCCCTTGGCCTCTACACTTTGGGAATCCAACGGTGCAATTGGAAAGGTCAAGGTCCTTGAACAGCCTCAAGTATCCTAATAGAAATTCAACCTGGACACAAATCGAATTATTGTAATAGTGAACTAATTGCATCACATAATGAGGGAGGTACAATACTGAAAGACTTACAAACTGTCTCGCACTTGTCCTGTCATATGAGCTGTCTATTGAGTTCCTCACCATAAATTCCTTTTTTTCATTATTCCACACAAGCAAAAACCAATGGGATCTCACACCAATAGGGAATAATACATATCTGCATATCATCATTACTTCCTTATTTAGATCGTGTAACTTCACCACAGTACTCTTCGTACACTTCGAGAGGAAGTCCACGTATTGATGATCCTCAAGTGATTTGTTCTTGTAATGCTCACCAAGTACTTTTAATACATCACGctacaaaaaatatttaaattgtcaACAATCAATTTTAATACTTAAATACATAAATAGAAGAACAGTGGATGAAATACGGTTAATTACAAAGGTAGCCATACAAACCTGAACCCAAGGTTGAACCGTATAAATGGGGAGGTCGTGGTTATTGGAGCGGCACAAAATTTTCAGGTAGCATTCTATTATCTCTCCCCGGACATAATTTCCAAACAACAGATCACATAATTGAGGTCCTTCCACTGATAGGTATGAGTCATTCCACACCACACaactgtgtaaaaaaaaaattcagtgcaCTAGTTAAAATATACAATGTAATAAACATGATGACTTACTCCAATTTTTCCCGTGAAAGAAAAGAAGTAATGGCTTTTCTCTCTGAATCAGTCACTAAATCGTGTCCACAAAAATCTGTCCGACCCTTGTATGCTTGCAAAGGATCCTCCACCACCTGTCCAACATCTAGTGTCACCTGCTCAACAACACGATCAAGATCTACGAGGTagtcatcctaatgaaacacaCAATCAAATAGAAGCAATATAAGTCACATatcaaataaagaaaataaaaactataCGTAATATATTACTATTACCTCTGTCGTACTACCAACCAAACTACTAGATTTCTCTCTCAATCGTTTTGAAACTCTTCTCGGCACATTCATCCAACTCTCCTTGTTACTCCTACTCGCGCGCTCCACTTTCTTTCTTATGTTTACAATCTTCTTAGGATCAAATCCACTTGCAGCATCGCTCTCGTCAACCAGCAATTTTGAAACACGATCATCAATATTTTGACCGAAGGCTTCTTCATCATCCTTTGAGGTCATTTTAATAGAATCCACAATCACATCATCAACTATCTTCTTTGGTTCATTCTCAACTTCATTTTCTACTTGCATTTTATCACCTTCCTTCTCATCTAACTTTTCAAATCCATCCTCCATTTCATCAGCAACATCATTcacattttcatgaatttttggaaCTTGTGTCTCAATCTGCACACTATATAAGTCATTGAAATTGCCATCAAAATCCTTACCACCAGAATTTTTTTGACTACTAATTTTTCCAGCACCACTTTTCGAACCGTATCTGCGTTTCAAATTCTCAATCTCAGAAGACTGTTCCCTAACAATCTTCTCCAAACGAGTGACATCTGTTTTCAAAATATACTCATTCGTTGTTGACATTACCTGTAACAAATCAATCACAGAATTCATCAACAAACTTTAAGAACATTACAATTAATTGGACAAAGTATAAATACGCATCACTTCACGTACCACAGCGCTGGAAGATATCTCCTCAACAAACACTCTTTCGTTAGGGAATGGAACTATAGGAACAATCTATTTATAACATAAAATCGCAAAGTTAGAACCTTATAATTATTTTGGATAATATTATATCAAAATGACATATCAAATAGGACCTTCATTCTCGTAATTGTGTTAAACAATTCTTCGACAGAATCAGAATTGTTAGGAATTTTGCACTTCGCCCAACGAAACACACGGGGAAATTTCCTAATACTTGTCTGAATGGCAAACAAAGGTACACTCTCATACAACCATGCctacattgaaagatttttagATTAAGTATGTACAAGAAGAAATGTTATATATGACCAATGTATTAAGGACAATAAATACTAACCATCAACCCCACTAAACAACCATCTAGATACTTCTTTCGTTCTACTACACCTTGTTCACCACCGATATGGGCAGCCATGTTCTCGCAAAGGAATCGGTACGCAGCATCACCCCATGAGTATTCAAAGAAATGATCCAGATCATCGAGATATGGCATAATAAATCGTGGAGTTGTATAATTTCCAACCGGAAAAATCACACAATTGAATAAATACAAGATAAACATCCTCGCAAAGTCCTcgacatatttttttttcttcttacgTGCTAGTTCAAGAAGTTTCAAACGAATACTTGATCGGATTACCTTGCTTACACTACCCCCAAAATAACGAGTTACAAAGGAAGATTCCATTTTCAAATCAATATTCACTGGTTGTCCAACATATTTTAACCCCATAACAATGGAAAACTCTGACGATTTAAAAGGAACCGATACATTACCATCACCAAACTTGAAGGACAAAGATTGAACGTCAAACCTGCTCaacactgcctcaaccttcaaACAACTAAAGCTAAGCTTTGGCATCTTCAACCATTCTGAGAATGGAGAATCATTTATCCACTGTAGTTGTCTTCTCTCAATTACAGATGAAAGTTCTTCCATTGTACTCCGAAATACTGCAGCAGAGCAGCGGCTTGGTGTCTCATATGCCCTACGGATACTACGTTTCATCTCGGATCCTACTCGTTCTTGTACTATTtctaaatcaaaaaaaaaaaccgtgtGTCAAAAGTCATAACGATAAGATTTTGATAAACAATTTTCACGGTAACAAAATAGAAAACATAAACTGAAgggaatatttttaatttgaacTATTTGAGTTGTCTATACCAAATTCTATCCAAACAAAACATTGATAAATCTAGTTTGAACTCTCAAAACTACAAatcaaatttccaaaatttcgcatacacaaattttaaaattggttTCCACAGTTTCAAAAGATTTGTAACAACCTagatgaaattgaataaaaagttggacaaattgaataaaaatattagaaGATAAAAAATATCAGAAGAAACTCACTGCCTTTTTTGCTTTGCTTCTGCTCGTTTTCCATGTGACTGACAGATTTCAAAGCGACGATAGTGATTTGAAATCTGTTGCAAGCCCGTGAGTTTAGCGTGGATGCTAGATGTTGGGAGAAGAGATGAATATTGGTCGAGATTGAGAGATCGTCGCTTTGAAATCTGTTGCAAGCCCGTGAGTTTAGCGTGGATGCTAGATCTTGGGAGAAGAGATGAATATTGGTCGAGATTGGGAGATAAGAGAAGATGATGAAAATTGGTGCAGGCGATTCTATCAAAATGAGGgaagagaagaagagaagaaggGCGTGAGAAATGATTGAAAATAATTTTccaattaaaaatctagataaaataataataataataatttaaacgGTAAATTGGAGTTATATACCCATCAAGAAACATATTTTGGCTTTCAGTTCCCGTGTCAGATAAATTAATTTTCCACTCCCTGACACACCACAAATCTTTTTACTAACTCCCTAGTTGAAAGATTTACGCATTCATTGAACAATTTGTGATTTTTTCTTCCTCTCTCTTCTCCCCTGTTTCACGGTACAAAAGCCCCATGGGAAAAAATGGAAGAACACCTATAAAAGTTTTCTCATCCTTCCTACACTGTCAACTCGATCTTCTCCTTTACTCTTGTTTTCTCATCCATTTTTTTTACCATTATTGTTTACTCCATTTGGGAAATCGCATATCAAAAAAAGTCTTTGCACTGATTTTTTCGATTTGTTGCACTTTTTATTACAGGATTTATTCAATTAACAGTTGATTTTTGTTCGATTTTCATAGGGTATTGTTCAATTTGCCTCTGTTTCCATAAATTTTTAGCTGCAAGTTCGATTTGCCTCTACTTTTCTGTTTTCTCTTCGCATGTTTCTGTTCAATTTTCTGTTGGTTTTTTTTCTGTAggtttttgttcaatttgtggTGGTTTTAAGAATGTCCCGTAGTTGATTTCAGACTGTGTTTTGGATGTTTTGTTGATCTTTCTTTTTTTGTTGttctcttttttaaaaaaaattatattttcggattacatttcttgatatttgggtttttatgtgttttttttaattattggtGTTGATTGTTTAATTCTTGGTTGGACTTGAATTttgataatttattattattggtGTTGATTGTTTCAATGAGAAAAGAGAACGAGGATCTGATGTTCACTAGCTTTTTGAACTTCGACTTGTGTAAGAAATCATGGATGTTAGGGTTAAATGATTCATGAGTTTCGATTGAGAACAATATTTTCTGCGTAGATTGTGCGGTTCAAGTTTTCAAAAGTTTGAAAGATTCTGGATTCTACTGATATGATATTCGTTTAGGATTTCTTTTTAGAAAtgttatttattgatgataatTGAATTCGTAAAACATCTGGTTGATGTTAGCATGAAATTTTGACAGGATATTTCAGTATTTCTTAGTACACAAAATTGTATTTTCTTATCAAGCTATGAatacaatttatttttattatcctaattatttcgtttaatttttattatttatgttgAGAGTTTATGTAGAATATAAACAAGATCAACTGTTTAGAAGCTAATTTATATTTGGTATGAGTTTGGTCGAAGCACAATATAGATGGATTCGAGAGATAGTTCGAAGTGAAGTGATCTTTGGTAGCTGTCAATACCATAGGGAGTTGTACATGATATTGGTAATGATTCGACGAGTTTATTGGAGTTATTTTTGGAGTTGTCAACAAAGTGTGTCGAGATTAATCGAGAGACGGTGTTTTCTCGTACGTAGGTCCTCATGATAAAATGTTTGTGACTTTGAACAATGACGATGATGTCTCGAACATGATTCAATTGTACATGCATCTAAAATTGACAATAATTGATATGCGGGCTCTGAGAAGAAGCAAACAAATGTGAATTAACAAATGTGTTGAAAGGTAGTTCTCTTGAATTTTCCTTTAAACTGAATTAGAGTAGTTGTATTGTTTTTCAATTTCTGTAATACTGATATGTTTTCTTAATACTAATTTTGTGGAAGTATTGTACTGCATCAATTGATTTTAAAGTTCACTCTCAGAAGATTTGTGCAAATTACAGCAATATAAAATTGATTCCATGTGCAAACGTCATCGAGACTTGTGTTCGGTGCCATAGGAAGGAAAATAACATATGCGCATTCAAAGAAGGGGTTTAAGATTATGTTTTTTGATAATATGTAACACATGCatttaatgttttattttttttcttgtttgtcaatttttatttataatgttcttggtttcttgGCAGAGTCAAATGACAAATGGTACATTGACAAGGATCCCCGTTTCACAAGCGTGGATGTACATCTAGTATTTGAAGAATGAAATTAGTCTTGTATTTGATGATCAAATTATCTTGGTGACTCAAATTTGTAGTACTAATAGTAGTTTATTTTGTTTTGCAGTTTGCAATGATATACTGATTTAAATTCTTGGTGTTGGTGTTATTTGGTTCTATCTTGACGGTGTTGGTGTTTTTTAGTTCAAACCCCATGTAGTACTAATATTATTCTAGAAGTAGCATTATTttgataatgatattagtaCCGGGTAACTGTAGTACTAGTATTATTCATCATAGCTTCGTATTGTTTGGTTTAGCCACATGTAGTATAACATTGTTTTGACAATGATATGAGTATTAGGTGAAGCAAAAGTATTactaattaaactaaaaaagCTACATAAGGTCATTACAATGTAGTTAATTGAACTAATATCATACAAGAATGAAGACTCTAATTGATACATTAGTTTATAGTACCACACGGGGTATTATTGAAACAACAATTAAGATATTATGTACCACAAATCAAGAAATACGCACTATACAATAAATTCATCGTATTGCTGATATCGTACAAGAACAAATTTCATTAACTCATACATGTGTCCATGGTATCACGCATTGAGTATTATTGATACCACGGTTAAGCTACAGTGTACCACAAATAAAGACACAAGTACTATATAGTAAGATACAAGTACTATgtatcgttacaaatggtactaTATTTCTGATCATGCACCAACACCACTATGTAAAACATGTACGGAAGATATACCAAATTTAACAGATTCTCATACCATGATTAAaggttattatacttcattttcaagtaAACGTACTACGTATCAATACAAATGATACTGCGTTTTTGaaccacgcaccaacaccacaatgtaaaacatgtgtGGAAGatataccaaatttaacaaattctcataccataATTAGagattattatacttcattttcaagtaaacgtactacgtatcaatacaaatggtactgcgtttctgaaccacgcaccaacaccacaatgtaaaacatgtatgaaagatgcaccaaatttaacaaattctcataccacaattagaggttgttatacttcattttcaagcaaaggtactacgtatcaatacaaatggtactgcgtttctgaccACACAACAATAtaaaatgtaaaacatgtatggaagatgtaccaaatataacaaaatcttATACCACCATTtgacgttattatactttatttgctaGCTAAAGTACTACGTATCGATATAAATGGTACTTCGTTTCtgaccacgcaccaacaccacaatgtaaaacatgtatgaaagatgtaccaaatttaacacatTCTCATACCATAATTAGACGCTATCATACTTTATTTGCTCGCTAAAGTACTACGTATAGATATAAATGGTACTGCGTTGCGGACCacttcattttcaagctaaaatattttgatttatactaCAAAATTAGACATTTGATGTGTAAACATGTGTTAATCACCATTGATGATACAAAATTAGGACAATGGATGCATAGATAGAGTTGTTTTAATCATATATGTTACAAACATATACAATggatacatatacatgtgtttGTTAATCACCATATATGTTACTAAATTAGACATTAGAATGCATAAACATGTTATAATCATGATTGATACTAAAAATTTAGACATTTTATGAGTGAAAATGTTTTAATCACCATTGATGTTATATAATTAGGACATTGGATGCATAGATAAAGTTGTTTTAATCATAGATGTTACAAACATAAACAATggatacatatacatgtgtttTGTTAATCACCATATGTGCTACCAAAATTAGACATTAGGATTCATAAACATGTGTCAATCATCATTGAATCATGCACTTGATGCACAAACATGTGTTAATTACTAGTCATTGATCTCCCTTCTTGTAATGTATATATGCAGTACGAATGaaaatgtaccaaatttaacaaattctcataccataGTTAGACGATATTATACTTAATTTGCAAACACTATGAGacataccaaatttaacaaattctcataccaaATTTAATAGAATCTCATACCACAATGAGgcattattatactttatttgcaagataaagtactacgtatc comes from the Henckelia pumila isolate YLH828 chromosome 1, ASM3356847v2, whole genome shotgun sequence genome and includes:
- the LOC140873366 gene encoding uncharacterized protein, which encodes MEELSSVIERRQLQWINDSPFSEWLKMPKLSFSCLKVEAVLSRFDVQSLSFKFGDGNVSVPFKSSEFSIVMGLKYVGQPVNIDLKMESSFVTRYFGGSVSKVIRSSIRLKLLELARKKKKKYVEDFARMFILYLFNCVIFPVGNYTTPRFIMPYLDDLDHFFEYSWGDAAYRFLCENMAAHIGGEQGVVERKKYLDGCLVGLMAWLYESVPLFAIQTSIRKFPRVFRWAKCKIPNNSDSVEELFNTITRMKIVPIVPFPNERVFVEEISSSAVVMSTTNEYILKTDVTRLEKIVREQSSEIENLKRRYGSKSGAGKISSQKNSGGKDFDGNFNDLYSVQIETQVPKIHENVNDVADEMEDGFEKLDEKEGDKMQVENEVENEPKKIVDDVIVDSIKMTSKDDEEAFGQNIDDRVSKLLVDESDAASGFDPKKIVNIRKKVERASRSNKESWMNVPRRVSKRLREKSSSLVGSTTEDDYLVDLDRVVEQVTLDVGQVVEDPLQAYKGRTDFCGHDLVTDSERKAITSFLSREKLDCVVWNDSYLSVEGPQLCDLLFGNYVRGEIIECYLKILCRSNNHDLPIYTVQPWVQRDVLKVLGEHYKNKSLEDHQYVDFLSKCTKSTVVKLHDLNKEVMMICRYVLFPIGVRSHWFLLVWNNEKKEFMVRNSIDSSYDRTSARQFVEFLLGYLRLFKDLDLSNCTVGFPKCRGQGPNPDCGVFTCLWAKCYARDDPFTWNHQTDCKIDGIRAYVAAAILSDEYGLSKMS